The proteins below come from a single Salvelinus alpinus chromosome 18, SLU_Salpinus.1, whole genome shotgun sequence genomic window:
- the prkab1a gene encoding 5'-AMP-activated protein kinase subunit beta-1a isoform X2, producing the protein MGNTNTGMGTGHRRDSRAKEGDRPKILMDSPEDADMFHGEDIKAPLEKEEYLAWRQDLEADKGPTLDRPTVFRWTGSGKEVFLSGSFNNWANKIPLTRSQNNFVAIVDLPEGEHQYKFYVDGTWTHDPAEPVVTNQLGTVNNVIQVKKTDFEVFDALMVDSQKCSDMSDLSSSPPGPYHQDPYIPKQEEKFKSPPILPPHLLQVILNKDTGISCDPALLPEPNHVMLNHLYALSIKDGVMVLSATHRYKKKYVTTLLYKPI; encoded by the exons ATGGGGAACACTAACACCGGTATGGGTACGGGACACAGGCGGGACAGCCGCGCCAAGGAGGGCGACAGGCCTAAAATCCTTATGGACAGTCCAGAGGATGCTGATATGTTCCATGGAGAGGACATCAAG GCTCCACTAGAGAAAGAGGAGTACCTTGCATGGCGGCAGGACCTGGAGGCTGATAAAGGGCCCACACTGGACCGCCCCACTGTGTTCCGCTGGACTGGAAGCGGAAAGGAAGTCTTTCTGTCCGGATCCTTCAACAACTGGGCCAACAAGATCCCCCTAACCAGGAG TCAGAACAACTTTGTGGCAATTGTGGATCTGCCTGAAGGGGAGCATCAGTATAAGTTCTATGTGGACGGAACGTGGACCCATGACCCAGCTGAG CCTGTTGTAACCAACCAGCTAGGCACAGTCAACAATGTCATCCAAGTGAAGAAGACTGACTTTGAGGTGTTTGATGCACTTATGGTGGACTCACAGAAATGCTCTGATATGTCAG ACCTGTCCAGCTCCCCTCCCGGACCGTACCATCAGGACCCTTACATACCCAAGCAGGAAGAAAAGTTCAAGTCTCCGCCCATTCTCCCACCTCACTTGCTACAGGTCATCctaaacaaggacacaggaatcTCT tgTGACCCTGCATTGCTCCCAGAACCCAACCATGTCATGCTCAATCACCTCTACGCCTTGTCCATCAAG gatggtgtgatggtgcttagTGCGACTCATCGCTACAAGAAGAAGTATGTCACCACCCTGCTGTATAAGCCGATCTGA
- the prkab1a gene encoding 5'-AMP-activated protein kinase subunit beta-1a isoform X1, with the protein MGNTNTGMGTGHRRDSRAKEGDRPKILMDSPEDADMFHGEDIKAPLEKEEYLAWRQDLEADKGPTLDRPTVFRWTGSGKEVFLSGSFNNWANKIPLTRSQNNFVAIVDLPEGEHQYKFYVDGTWTHDPAEPVVTNQLGTVNNVIQVKKTDFEVFDALMVDSQKCSDMSGQCQDLSSSPPGPYHQDPYIPKQEEKFKSPPILPPHLLQVILNKDTGISCDPALLPEPNHVMLNHLYALSIKDGVMVLSATHRYKKKYVTTLLYKPI; encoded by the exons ATGGGGAACACTAACACCGGTATGGGTACGGGACACAGGCGGGACAGCCGCGCCAAGGAGGGCGACAGGCCTAAAATCCTTATGGACAGTCCAGAGGATGCTGATATGTTCCATGGAGAGGACATCAAG GCTCCACTAGAGAAAGAGGAGTACCTTGCATGGCGGCAGGACCTGGAGGCTGATAAAGGGCCCACACTGGACCGCCCCACTGTGTTCCGCTGGACTGGAAGCGGAAAGGAAGTCTTTCTGTCCGGATCCTTCAACAACTGGGCCAACAAGATCCCCCTAACCAGGAG TCAGAACAACTTTGTGGCAATTGTGGATCTGCCTGAAGGGGAGCATCAGTATAAGTTCTATGTGGACGGAACGTGGACCCATGACCCAGCTGAG CCTGTTGTAACCAACCAGCTAGGCACAGTCAACAATGTCATCCAAGTGAAGAAGACTGACTTTGAGGTGTTTGATGCACTTATGGTGGACTCACAGAAATGCTCTGATATGTCAGGTCAGTGTCAAG ACCTGTCCAGCTCCCCTCCCGGACCGTACCATCAGGACCCTTACATACCCAAGCAGGAAGAAAAGTTCAAGTCTCCGCCCATTCTCCCACCTCACTTGCTACAGGTCATCctaaacaaggacacaggaatcTCT tgTGACCCTGCATTGCTCCCAGAACCCAACCATGTCATGCTCAATCACCTCTACGCCTTGTCCATCAAG gatggtgtgatggtgcttagTGCGACTCATCGCTACAAGAAGAAGTATGTCACCACCCTGCTGTATAAGCCGATCTGA
- the LOC139543930 gene encoding protein phosphatase 1 regulatory subunit 3C-B-like, with amino-acid sequence MNCTQVLHVFGGHSIPQQSAMPVDLAMRLCLSQSLPLCHLQGVSPMKVLRPHLHTRDYRSPRASLHTAAPHSSSSSSSSSPERSETKSCVRRSSASPKKKHVVFADTKGLSLTAVRLYIPDNSFSTAKRADSSSPSTSSSPVRPQGLWPGPAGGKQQLCRLSLSFPQPTADFKTFQARLQEVLVQLESCSVTERSLSGTVRVCNVSFEKAVYVRVTFDSWRSHQDIPCSYLQQRYGGAETEVFAFDVPLPQNLDPSERLEFCVLFRPGSGAALRWDNNGGQNYCVCVEPEGAGYSKAQVQRRITTPRSLQRPPSWPRSGGTSLKSPLYPGLSHPSEAFISQSSG; translated from the exons ATGAACTGTACACA AGTGCTTCATGTGTTTGGAGGCCACTCCATACCCCAGCAGTCTGCCATGCCAGTGGACCTCGCCATGCGACTGTGCCTGAGCCAGAGCCTGCCTCTCTGTCACCTACAGGGTGTGTCCCCTATGAAGGTCCTGAGACCTCACCTTCACACCAGAGACTACCGGTCTCCCAGGGCCAGCCTTCACACTGCTGCCCCGCATTCctcatcttcatcctcctcctcctccccagagCGATCAGAGACCAAGAGCTGTGTGCGCAGGAGCAGTGCCAGCCCTAAGAAGAAGCATGTAGTGTTTGCTGATACTAAGGGGCTGTCTCTCACTGCAGTGCGACTGTATATCCCAGACAACTCCTTTTCCACGGCCAAGAGGGCtgactcctcttccccctctacctcctcttcccCTGTCAGACCGCAGGGCCTGTGGCCGGGTCCTGCCGGTGGGAAGCAGCAGCTCTGCAGATTAAGTCTGTCCTTCCCCCAACCCACGGCAGACTTCAAGACCTTCCAAGCCCGCCTGCAGGAGGTCCTGGTGCAGCTGGAGAGCTGCAGTGTGACTGAGCGATCACTGAGTGGCACAGTGCGTGTCTGCAATGTCAGCTTTGAGAAAGCTGTGTACGTGCGAGTAACCTTTGACTCGTGGCGAAGCCACCAGGACATCCCCTGTTCCTACCTGCAGCAGCGATATGGGGGTGCTGAGACTGAGGTGTTTGCCTTTGATGTCCCCCTCCCCCAAAACCTGGATCCCAGCGAGCGTCTGGAGTTCTGTGTGTTGTTCCGGCCAGGCAGCGGGGCCGCACTGCGTTGGGACAACAACGGGGGACagaactactgtgtgtgtgtggagcccgAGGGGGCTGGGTATAGTAAAGCCCAGGTACAGCGCCGCATCACCACTCCCCGCTCCCTCCAACGTCCCCCCTCATGGCCAAGGAGTGGGGGAACCAGCCTGAAGAGCCCCCTTTACCCTGGACTCTCCCACCCCTCGGAAGCATTCATCAGCCAGAGTTCGGGGTGA